From Vitis vinifera cultivar Pinot Noir 40024 chromosome 14, ASM3070453v1, a single genomic window includes:
- the LOC100263422 gene encoding GRAS family protein RAM1 yields MINSLCGSMGSLNSESSCTKLQQPTSPNKSILESRKAPLSSDLESNSLAPSSLNLHGLKFDVDGDAEVQSPDSSMWEAFFTDHFDSDFMISSPVRSSPMNYNYNHVQSMQGQSLLGCSPPRNSSQLGSFSSTHKGKGQSPLHKVFNSPTYQYIQPDTLSLPPLDSLLDDYQRDGVGASSYPMMKIPAVGISGASSLAQYLDMPITIHPTALDLPLQNTWRFSGPVSESSATGGSQLTQEKDMYQMGSMSSTASLSQQLQEEHQQEQQLQQKQQQLQEIQNPNHGLMVPHPLGSEQEHDSGLQLVHFLLACAEAVAKEDYMLARRYLHHLNRVVTPLGDSMQRVASCFTEALSARLAATLTPKPSTSTTKPFNPFPPNSLEILKIYQILYQACPYIKFAHFTANQAIFEAFEAEERVHVIDLDILQGYQWPAFIQALAARPGGAPFLRITGVGCSPESVRETGRCLTELAHSLHVPFEFHPVGEELEDLKPHMFNRRVGEALAVNSANRLHRVPTNFLGNLLAMIRDQAPNIVTIVEQEASHNGPYFLGRFLEALHYYSAIFDSLDATFPPDSAQRAKLEQYIFAPVIRNIVACEGAERVMRHERLEKWRKLMEGKGFQGVPLSANAVTQSKILLGLYSCDGYRLTEDKGCLLLGWQDRAILAASAWRC; encoded by the exons ATGATCAATTCTCTCTGTGGAAGCATGGGGTCTCTGAACAGCGAGAGCTCATGCACGAAACTGCAGCAGCCAACTTCCCCGAATAAGTCGATTTTGGAGTCAAGAAAGGCTCCTCTCTCGTCTGATTTGGAATCAAACAGCTTGGCCCCGTCCAGCCTCAACTTGCATGGACTCAAGTTTGATGTGGATGGAGATGCTGAAGTCCAGTCACCTGACAGTTCAATGTGGGAGGCCTTTTTCACTGATCACTTCGACTCTGATTTCATGATCTCGTCCCCGGTCAGGAGTTCACCAATGAATTACAATTACAACCATGTTCAATCAATGCAAGGGCAGAGCCTTCTGGGGTGCTCTCCTCCTCGCAATTCATCTCAACTAGGATCTTTCAGCAGCACCCACAAAGGGAAAGGACAGAGTCCACTCCATAAGGTTTTCAACTCTCCCACATATCAGTATATTCAGCCTGATACCCTTTCACTGCCACCTCTCGATAGTCTTTTGGATGATTACCAGAGAGATGGAGTTGGAGCATCTTCATACCCCATGATGAAGATACCGGCTGTGGGAATTTCCGGTGCTTCAAGTTTGGCACAGTACCTGGATATGCCAATAACAATTCATCCGACAGCGTTGGATTTGCCACTTCAGAACACTTGGAGGTTTTCTGGACCAGTGAGTGAATCCTCGGCCACTGGAGGTTCTCAACTAACCCAGGAGAAAGATATGTATCAGATGGGCTCTATGTCAAGCACTGCATCATTGTCACAGCAACTGCAAGAAGAACACCAGCAAGAGCAGCAACTTCAGCAGAAGCAGCAGCAATTGCAGGAGATCCAGAACCCTAACCATGGCTTGATGGTGCCTCATCCTCTTGGGTCTGAGCAG GAACATGATAGTGGCCTCCAACTGGTGCACTTTCTTCTTGCTTGCGCAGAAGCAGTCGCCAAAGAGGACTACATGTTGGCAAGGAGGTACCTGCACCACCTCAATCGGGTGGTTACTCCCCTTGGAGACTCCATGCAAAGAGTAGCCTCGTGCTTCACCGAAGCCTTGAGCGCAAGGCTTGCAGCAACTCTAACCCCGAAACCCAGTACCTCCACCACAAAGCCCTTCAATCCCTTCCCACCAAACTCGTTAGAAATCCTCAAGATTTACCAGATTCTCTATCAAGCCTGCCCCTACATCAAGTTCGCCCACTTCACTGCTAACCAAGCCATTTTTGAAGCCTTTGAAGCTGAAGAACGTGTTCATGTCATCGACCTCGATATCCTCCAAGGATACCAGTGGCCAGCCTTCATACAGGCCCTAGCCGCCCGACCCGGTGGCGCTCCATTTCTCCGTATAACAGGCGTCGGATGCTCTCCAGAAAGCGTGAGGGAGACGGGTCGTTGTTTAACTGAATTAGCCCATTCTCTCCATGTCCCATTTGAGTTCCACCCGGTTGGAGAGGAACTCGAGGACCTTAAGCCCCACATGTTCAACCGGCGGGTCGGCGAGGCTCTTGCTGTGAACTCCGCTAACCGCCTCCACCGCGTCCCAACAAATTTCCTGGGGAACCTGCTGGCCATGATCCGAGACCAAGCGCCCAATATCGTAACCATAGTGGAACAAGAAGCAAGCCATAACGGGCCTTACTTCCTGGGCAGATTCCTGGAAGCATTACACTATTACTCTGCAATTTTCGACTCCTTGGATGCAACATTCCCACCAGACTCCGCACAGAGGGCGAAGCTGGAGCAGTACATATTCGCACCAGTGATAAGGAACATAGTGGCGTGTGAGGGGGCAGAGAGGGTGATGAGGCACGAGAGGTTGGAGAAGTGGAGGAAACTAATGGAAGGGAAGGGTTTTCAGGGGGTACCACTGAGTGCAAATGCGGTGACACAATCCAAAATACTGTTGGGACTTTACTCATGCGATGGATACAGGTTGACGGAGGACAAGGGCTGCTTGCTCTTGGGGTGGCAAGATAGAGCCATTCTTGCTGCTTCGGCTTGGCGATGCTGA
- the LOC100265200 gene encoding pollen-specific protein-like At4g18596 has protein sequence MWKGLATLSRFFTMAPVILFLLSSLFAQSLFLKVEPEKPHNSHITVMGIVYCDICSNNTFSRNSYFLPGVEVNIECKFQAISPRTTEQISFSVTRTTDKFGVYKLEIPSVEGIECASDSAIESSCQASLMWSSSSSCNVPGHKTTTDEIAIKSKQANVCIYSLNALNYRPSERDTALCGN, from the exons ATGTGGAAGGGTCTTGCTACTCTCTCACGGTTCTTTACCATGGCTCCAGTGATTCTGTTTCTTCTTTCCTCTTTGTTTGCTCAGTCActatttttgaaagttgaacCAGAAAAACCGCACAACTCCCACATCACTGTAATGGGGATTGTTTACTGTGATATCTGCTCCAACAACACATTCTCCAGAAACAGCTACTTCTTACCAG GTGTAGAAGTTAATATAGAGTGCAAATTCCAAGCAATTTCACCAAGAACCACAGAACAGATATCATTCTCAGTCACAAGAACCACAGACAAGTTTGGTGTTTACAAGTTGGAAATACCATCAGTTGAAGGAATTGAATGTGCAAGCGATTCAGCAATAGAGTCTTCCTGCCAAGCAAGCTTGATGTGGAGTTCATCTTCTTCATGCAATGTTCCTGGTCACAAAACCACAACTGATGAAATTGCAATTAAATCAAAACAAGCCAACGTCTGTATTTACAGCCTCAATGCATTGAATTACAGGCCATCAGAAAGAGATACTGCCTTATGTGGAAATTAG